A region of the Pirellulales bacterium genome:
CCCTGGGGTTTGCGGTGGCTTGGCCAGTTACATGCCAGGCACAATGCGTCGTGCCTCAGGCGGTCGTAGATGGCACCACCTAGTCTCTCTTGCAGCTCGACGCCGCTGCTTACGTTAAGCGTCACGATGATCGGCCGCATGGCTCGGTATCGCCCATCAACCACACGCAGCAGACAGCCCGCTGTGTAGTCGGTGAGTGCCCCGCGGCTGCGATCGCTTCCCGGTACACTCGGCGGGATCGGGTCACTTAGCAGCAGCAGGTTCGACTCGACCAGAGTGTGGACCACATGGTCTTCGGTGGTGTGGCTATCGAAGTCGGCCGCTGAGCGAAAGTCGGCGAAAAGTGCTAGGCCGTCACGCCACTCGATGGTCATGCCAATCTCAATGGCACGCTTGGCGATAGCAACGGCCAGGAAGTCTTTTCCCGTGCCCGGCGGTCCGTACAAAACGACGTTGATGCCATTCTTGTAGTTTTCGCTGAGGTTCTCGACGTAGCCCCGAACGGCCTCGACGATTGGCTTCTGAGCGTCATGGCTCACCTTGTATGAGTCGAGAGAGCAGCTGCGGTATCGTTCGCCCACGCGCTCCATAAAGAATTCTAGGCGGTTATTAAGTACTTCCCGACGGTTGTTTTCAGCGCGGGCTTCCGCGTCAGCCGCGTACTTTTCGATTTGCTCCGCGGTGTATCTGCCACATTTGGCCATCGTTACGCCCCTGTCGTCCTCTATGAGCCAGGGATACCGGTCGAACACCTGCCTTATTGCTTCAGAAATCGCCGAGTTGTTCGCCGGTGTATTGCTGGCCGCGGAGGTCGCGCTGCCGTTGCGGTTTTGAGTTTCCACTTGGGTTTTGCCTTTCGAGAATGAGCCGGTCCCATTGCTTGCGTAGGGTCTCCGGGCTGAGGATGTTCTTGAACCAAAAGTCGTGTTTGCTGGCGAAGTCAAAGAGCGAACGGATTTCGTCGTGGGTCTTACCGTCACGCTCACGGGTTAGCCGGATTGAGTTCGCCCACTTGGCGAGGTCCGGCGACTTGTGTCCTGGATTGCGTTCCTGGATCACACAAAACATCCAAGAAGCTATTTCCCGGTCGGCGTCCGTGGAGCGAAGCTTCTCGGACGTAGAAAGTAAGTCTTGTTCTTGTGGGTTTTCTTCTATGGGTATTCTTATGGGCGCACCGTGTGCGGGGGGATTATGTCGTCTCCTGCGGGGTCCCCCTGTCTTCTGTGCGGAGTCCGCACCGCCTGCCGAGTCCGCATCGCATGCGCCCTCCGGCTTGGGGGTTGGTGGGTTTGGAGTCAGCCTGTACACGCTCGATCGACACGCGCCGGCGCCGGTGTAACGGCGTTCTACCGCGAGCAATCCGGCAGCCTTCAGCTGTTTCACCGAATGCTGTGCTCCTCTGATGCTCACGCCCGATTTCTGCGCGAGGGTTTCGATCGATGGGAAGCACTCGCCCTGGCGGTCAGCCATACGGGTCAGCGTGGCGTACACGGCCCATGAGACTGCCCCCACATTCGGGAGCAGCTCGTGAGCCGCGTTTGGTGTGCAGAAGAATCGATCGGAAGGCCAGGACATGCGTCGTTTCTCGTCTCCGTGGGAATGTTGCCAATTGGCAACGATTGATTTACAGAACGCCTTGGCGGCTCGTGATGCCCTTGGAAGCCGGGATGCGCTCGACAGCGAGCCGCCAGTGAGGCTTGTTTGCAAGGATGCGAGTGACGAAGTGATTGGCCCCGCGTTCGCTGTGGAAGAACGCTTCGGCGTTGCCCATCATCAGGTCGGCCTCGAATCCGCCGCCCAGGATTCGCGCTTGGTCGCGGACTAAATTTCGGTCGTAGTCATCGCTTCCGAAATACATCAAAACTCGCCACTGTCCGCGTTTGAGCTTGCTCATTTCATATCTCCTCGTGTTTTGCCCCATTGGTTGGTAACTACGCTTGCTCGCGATCCGCGATCCATGCCCTGACGGTCTCCACGCTGTACCTAACGCTCCTGCCAATCAAGACGGACCTGAGCGTGCCCCTCGGCACGGTGAGTGAGTAAAGGGTCTTGCGACAGACCTTCATTGCGGCACAGGCCTCGTCTGCCGTGAGCAATAACCTTGAGGCCTCAGGCATTTTGTTCCCCCCTTTTGCCGCGTTTGGCGCGCCTTGACTCTTCTCGGGCTTGGATTGGCCCGAAAAGCGCCTCTCTTTTTCGGCGGACCTCATCGGCATCGGAAAGCATCTTGTCAACGGCCCGCAACAGCTCCGCGTGGGCTATCACGTCGTCGGGTTCGCCAGGCTTCATGTATCGATCCTCCTAACTCAAGTGCGCAGCGTTAGCGCTAGCGTTAGCTTTTGATCGATCAATCGCGACTTCTCCCGGAGAAACCGGAAGAAAGATTTTTTTCGAGCGTTAGGGCCGCGTTAGCGGTCGTCGGCAGAAAGCCTAGATTTCCACGCCGGAAGCTGCCTGACGCGTCCCGATGTCACGCCCAATAAGACGGCGAGCTGCTTTGAGTCCTTCGCGGTATATCTAATGTCAAGGCGGAAAATCGCCAGCAGCTTCTCATTGAGATCCAATCCTTGCTGATTCATTATCCGAAGGATCTGAACCGACGTGGAGTCGCCGGCTGCCTGGATGAACTGCTCAATGTCGACCGGTTGCTGATCAGCATTGGCTCGAGCCTCAAGGGGCTGGTCAGCCGCCGCGGCCGAAGCCTTGGCAG
Encoded here:
- a CDS encoding ATP-binding protein — encoded protein: MAKCGRYTAEQIEKYAADAEARAENNRREVLNNRLEFFMERVGERYRSCSLDSYKVSHDAQKPIVEAVRGYVENLSENYKNGINVVLYGPPGTGKDFLAVAIAKRAIEIGMTIEWRDGLALFADFRSAADFDSHTTEDHVVHTLVESNLLLLSDPIPPSVPGSDRSRGALTDYTAGCLLRVVDGRYRAMRPIIVTLNVSSGVELQERLGGAIYDRLRHDALCLACNWPSHRKPQGASDAK